Within Telopea speciosissima isolate NSW1024214 ecotype Mountain lineage chromosome 8, Tspe_v1, whole genome shotgun sequence, the genomic segment CCATAAACCCGAAAACCCCCATGCATGTTCAATCTTTTCTTTTGAATATGATGTTTGCCATAGAAGTAACCTACCTGTGCTCCCTGATTATCCTTATTTGCCATAGATCAGTAGAACCAAGCCTATACAGTGAAAACTTTCTGATTTCTTGAGCTGTACAGTCATTGGTCTATTGCCACTGGTCAATTGGATGGACTAGttccaatcgaccactaccagaAACTTAAGCCAGATTTAAACCTGATCAGCCCCATGGCCTGAAACATCATATGGTGGCTATTTATGTAAACCAAATAGGAAACCATGCCCTGTTGCTACCTTGGGGCAACAAGTAGATTCACTcgggttgattggatcaaccagtccaatcaaGCAGTACAAAACCATTGATTAAAAACCTGACCAAAACATGTGGGAATACTTAGAATCTCACCTAAAGATCCCATGGTGTGAAGCCATGTTCAATCCATAAATCCTTTTCAGTTTTGCTGCTGCCAACCCTACTGGTCAATTCCCACAGGTCAATTGGATCGACCACTGCTGGTGTCATTCCAGAATTGAGTGTGACCTTGGTTTAATACTTAGACCAAGGGTACCCCTAGACTTCATAGCCATTTAAGCACTTATTAATGTTTACTTTGGTTCAATTGACATTAGGCTATAACAACTTGCTCAACAACGCGTATCGGAGTGCTTTTGAGAACTGGCAATCTTTCAAACAAGTAGAtcttagccaaggtgagtgggaatatttcatttatatacgTGTAATACTACTGTGTGTTATCTTATTATAAATGAATGtattatttcatttcctttaaATTCTTGTCTTGAAATTCTGGATTTGTGAATGAAAATGTTGAGATGCTATGTTATGATGAAAGGCATATTATTGAAAtcgttagactagatgccgtattCCATTTAGAATTAAGGGTATGGTgtgccatagtatgggatgcgggagccctgtacacttcatacttgaaattgctagattagatgccatagccgaTTTAGAAATGAGGAGTGTGGTGGCCCGTAGAATGAGATGCGaatgacaccactcaactcatacgatgtcatatagaaaCATGCGGCTAGGGTTTATCACTACCCGTACTacgaacccttaccaacaagggttaaggtattggataTCACaaatgtgtgaggccaatgtcctgaGGGGCATTGCTTGGTCAGTTTGGCTCATCGGGTTACTAGGACAGGTGATGTCTATTGGCCCATCAGttaatagggctggtggtagcacaaTGGTAACATAGGGGGTTGGTGGTAGCACAATGGTAATATAgggggctggtcgggctgaccttgggaagggattctggagccgactggtcttctctgacaactcaatgggtgtatcgcgagaaggggttagaagcccacaccagggatacatgtattggggattgtagtagtacttacctagtgacttagactgtgatgttaggtggactagaTAATAAAATCTGatctcatgcatataggatcattgtgttgcatttgcatgcatgatttattacTCACTTATTGGGCTCAGTGTAGCTCATTCCTCTTGGAATCTTTCTGTTTAAGTGATTTTACAGGTATTGGTTTACAAATGTACGATGAAGCTTTTGATGGAAATGTTGGCCTTTCATACTCTGTGGTCCTGTGAAGACCTTATGATTATATAAGCTTCCTTCTGTTGGATAGGTAATTATctggatattgtacttttgagcataaatggatatgtatatggtataacataggtacttgagattttattataatataatataatccatcttttgggtagtttttatcttccgttgcactctgttATACTTTATTTGTCTATATACTTCTTTTGGTGTGGTGttgacatgtaagtactgctttTGGATCCTGGTGGATTGGCGGAtatcgtaggatatccgggtcaCCCGCTcattcctcctaggggtggtttgggggtGTAACAGAATAGGTCCTCTACCTTTATAGCAGTTGTGAGTGTAGTAAGATCTTCTAGAGCGAGGTGGGCATGGAATCTTGTTAGCAGAGAGAGCACCCTAGGAAATGTAGTATCACATTGTTCTCCAGAACAGATATCTCCTTCCAACACTACCATCTTCACCCTCTTCCCCGAACTCATCGTACATTGACTCCATTGATGGCCATTCCAAGGCTTCTATCATTATTTGCAAGCTCGCCTCCTCTTCCTGTGCTTGAACACTTAAACCACAGCTCAGAAAAATgtggaaaaaccctaaaagaagaagaagctttatTAGAGTGGAAGACACCATAGATGTTTGTCTCTGGTTCTGCTCTTCTGCTTCACAGGTTCACAACTACTTCTTCACATGGAAGAACACTAGAGAGGGCCAAagagttttattttcttctaaggttctaaccacacacacacaaagagagagagagagagagagagagagagagagagagagagagagagagagagagagagagagaaagaaacacATACACAGAGGTCACAGAGGCAGAGAGGTCGCAAAGAGGTTGCAGGGACACAAAGGTCGTAGGGACATAGAGGTCAGTAAAGAGGTCACAGTGGGAGAGAGGTCCGGGAGCAGTTAGAGTGGAGATTTAAAGAGATTTGAGATTTGACAgagactagggtttgggtttgggtgaGCGCGTGGGCAAGAGCGGGAAGTGAATAGGATTTGGGTATTTTTCGCGGGAAAACCTAATATTCTCGGCAACATGTATCACGAAACACCGTTGTAGTGAGTCCTATGACGGCATTTACTACGAAATGACGTTAATATAAACacaattagggctgcaacagggtcgggttgggccgggctttatagaaccctagcccaaccctaagtccccttagtgggcccaagcccgacccgacccgactcAGGGCGAGAAAAATTCAACCcgacccgcccttagggtcgggccgggtcgaccctaattggccccgatcatggggaaggggaaagaaatgcatgggttggaatgggttgggaagaacttattaattttacataaaataacaatataataaattatattataatacttattgtcttcatatatagtatattatataaaaaactgtgggtgaaatttaaagttcataatgtataaattatatcaatatatattttatagtataacttaaacgCAAgctagctcgaggcctcaaccctaacccaacccgaccctaactcgGGCAAGTTTCTAGCCCCGACCCACCTCCAAATATCTCAGCCGACGTCGGCTCGGGTTTGCCGacaggccaaacttgcaccctaaACACAATGTCACAACGTTTCTCATCTTCACCTTCCTCACTGGAAAATATACTATGGCGTTACTAAATAAACGACGTAGTATTGTTTCTTACAATGGCCTTTATTAAAAAATACTGTCATATATGTATGTACGACGACGTTTACATATAAACACCGTGGTAGTCCCATATTATTCGATATTTCTTGAAAAGTGCCGTCATATGTACATATATGATGGCATTTTAAAATAACGTTATGAAATCTCCTCCCAAAGTGCCGTAGTTGCATCTTTTCCTTGTAGTGCTCTTAGAATAATAGAAGATTTGGAAGCATTCAAATGCAAGGCAGATTAATGGAAAAAATCATCTAAGACCTTTTCTAATTCAACGGCTgatttctcctctcctttcatgCAAATCATGCGATCATCTATGCAAATTAGATGAGAAAGAAGCAATGCCTTACACttggggagaagaagaatctTCCTACAGCCCAAAGAGTTTGCCATCCAAAGAGTTCAGCCCATATACACCGAACATTCCCACACCATAGAAGAAGCCAACATTGTAACCGAAAAATGCAATCCCAACATCTATTGTCCTTTCAACAATTTTTAAGTagtattttaccaaaaaaagctTGAACAAATACAGAAGTATTAACTTAGGTAAGAGGGCCTTTGGCTCTTACTAAAAACCAAATGCCAAAACCAAAATCATATAAATGGGCGTCTCCGccctccccccctcctccaATGGGAAGAACTAAAGGGACCAAACAACCAAAGTAATGAAGGCACAAATATAGAGCCATACAAAGAACCCCATAGAATAGAGTGTAattaaaatcaatgaaaattgGCAAGATCAGCAAGCCTGAGTTATGCTACGCAAGATGATTGTCTCCACAGTTAGACCCGGTCCAAATCCTAATAGCACACCCCAATCAAAACCTTCTCCAGTTGTGGCTTTTCCTTCCTTCATAGACTTATTTCTCATCTCATCCAAAATAAACATCACAGTGGGGCTTGACATATTACCATATTCACTCAACACTTTCCTTGATGCCTTAAGTTTCTCCTCCTTCAAACCAAGAGTCACTTCAATTAGGTCCAAAATTGCCGGTCCACCAGGGTGAGACACCCAAAAAATGGAGTTCCAATCACTAATACCAATCTTGCTGAATGCTTCCTCCAAGCATTTTCCGATGTTCCCAGAAATAGTTTTGGCTACATCCTTGGATAAGCTGATTGAAAGACCCGTTTGACGCAAGTGGCCTTCAACCATATCATCCGAGTCTGGGAGAATTCGAGTACCTGCTGAGAACAATTGGAACAGTGGGCGCTCAACTGATGTGTCAGGGTCTGCACCAACTATTAAAGCTGCAGCGCCATCTGCGAAGATTGCCTGCCCAAGTAGGGTGTGGAAGTCGGTCTCAGTAGGTCCCTTGAAGCCACTAACTGAGTTTAATTCCGAACAAACAACGAGGACACGAGCACCTTTATTGTTCTCAGCAAGATCTTTGGCAACACGGAGGACACTGCCACCACCGTAGCAGCCTAGATGATACATCATCACACGTTTGACGGTTGGTGAAAGGCCAAGGAGCTTGATGAGTTGGAAGTCGGCACCAGGAGCATCAACACCAGAAATGGTAGTGAATACAATGTGGGTGATCTTTGATTTGGGCTGCCCCCACTCATTGATGGCTTTTAAAGCTGCTTCTTTAGCCAACTTGGGAACCTCAACAACCATAATATCTTGGCGAGCATCAAGTGTTGGAGCCATGGGGTTGTAGAAGTCGGGGTTCTCCTCTATCATTTCCTCAGTCATGTAGAGATGAcgttttataattgtagatctGTCACAGATTCGCTTGAACTTCTCCTTCAATCCAGTCATATGCTCACTCTTTGTGGATCTGAAGTAGAAATCTGGGAAATCAGGCTGATAGACACAGTTGGATGGATTTGCTGTGGCGATGGCCAGCACTGTGGCTGGACCCTGTGCGCACTGCACTTCATAGATTTCTCCAACTGATGCCATTGCTTGTATGGATCGATCGATC encodes:
- the LOC122638405 gene encoding chalcone synthase 2-like translates to MASVGEIYEVQCAQGPATVLAIATANPSNCVYQPDFPDFYFRSTKSEHMTGLKEKFKRICDRSTIIKRHLYMTEEMIEENPDFYNPMAPTLDARQDIMVVEVPKLAKEAALKAINEWGQPKSKITHIVFTTISGVDAPGADFQLIKLLGLSPTVKRVMMYHLGCYGGGSVLRVAKDLAENNKGARVLVVCSELNSVSGFKGPTETDFHTLLGQAIFADGAAALIVGADPDTSVERPLFQLFSAGTRILPDSDDMVEGHLRQTGLSISLSKDVAKTISGNIGKCLEEAFSKIGISDWNSIFWVSHPGGPAILDLIEVTLGLKEEKLKASRKVLSEYGNMSSPTVMFILDEMRNKSMKEGKATTGEGFDWGVLLGFGPGLTVETIILRSITQAC